In Quercus lobata isolate SW786 chromosome 12, ValleyOak3.0 Primary Assembly, whole genome shotgun sequence, a genomic segment contains:
- the LOC115971900 gene encoding uncharacterized protein LOC115971900 yields the protein MPISISRIGNSLPFSKLIRQLEQEMETVVKVLQPGPLGIIEHKFSAEEIREADATVHRAVENWQRNAKLEPKNHILKDFVHK from the exons ATGCCGATATCTATTTCTCGTATCGGAAACTCTTTACCCTTTTCCAAGCTCATCAG GCAGCTGGAGCAAGAGATGGAAACTGTGGTAAAGGTTTTGCAGCCTGGACCTTTGGGAATTATAGAACACAAGTTCTCTGCTGAGGAGATACGGGAGGCAGATGCTACAGTTCATAGAGCAGTAGAGAATTGGCAAAGGAATGCAAAGCTAGAACCAAAAAACCATATCTTAAAAGATTTCGTGCATAAGTGA